The genomic stretch TTCTCAATCTGGCCGGTTTATTTTGAATCGGCCAGATTATTCAGCAACATTAAGCCGGATTATTCTGAGAAATAACACCAGCGCAGAAGAATTAGTAAGAGGTGCAGCTATATTTATTTTTAGCTACGATGTTGCAAAAGTTCCTTTAGAAAAAATTGGCTGGCCAGTTGAAAAAGACGATGTGAAATTAGAAATTTTAATCAAAAAAAGACTCCAAAAATCTTATACTACCTGGATAAAATCATTTAAAGCAGACAACATTAAAGATATAGATGTAAAAGATTTAAAATATGCGAATGGATTATGTAAAAATATCAAATTCGAACCAAAATATTATGATAACGACAGTTCAATCGATGGCATTTTCAGAACTATATTTATACTAACAAAAAACGCAGAAATTATGATTAACTGTTACCCTGGGAATACTAATCGGCTTAATGAAGTTTATAAAATAATTAAATCACTCAATATTAATCAGCTAAATTTTTGATTGCGATTTATTAATAGGAGTAACCAAACCGCTTTATCCTTAGCGTATATTTTTCCTAAAATGTTGGCGCTACCCCAAGACGTAATAATTAGCAAAACCCGATAAATTGCACAGTTTCATGTGCAGTATGCCTATATTCCTATGCAATTGAATAAAATATTTTGCTTAAATCTATACTTTTATCGCTATTCCTCGTGTAATATATAATAAGTTTATTATTTTAATGTCTTATAAAGGAAACCCCATGACCGAAGACCAAAAGCAACAACTCGAACAGCAACTCTGGAATATAGCCAACACCCTCCGGGGGAAAATGGATGCGGACGAGTTTCGGGACTATATTCTCGGATTTATTTTTTACAAATACCTTTCAGAAAAAATGCACATTTATGCTAATGAGATTCTTAAAGAAGATGGCATCATATACGAGGATATTAAAGAAGATAGCACAAAAGGAAAAGAATACCTGGAGGCAGTTAAAGAAGAATCGCTCCTCAAGCTAGGGTATTTTCTCAAGCCTTCCGAGCTATTCAGCGAGATCGCGCGAAAGGGTGGGCTAAAGTCTGACCCAGAGGATGGAGAAGAACACGCATCAAATTTTATTCTGGATGAATTAACCCAAATCCTTAATCATATTGAACAGAGCACCATGGGGACCGATAGCGAAGATGATTTTAACAAGCTATTTGAAGACCTGGACTTAACCTCTACAAAGTTGGGCCGAACAGAGAAAGCTAAAAATGACTTAATTGCCAAAGTCCTGGGACACCTGGATAAAATCGATTTCAATCTTAAAGATAGTGAGTCCGATGTCCTGGGCGATGCTTATGAATATCTGATCGGGCAGTTTGCTAGCGGTGCCGGTAAAAAAGCCGGGGAGTTTTACACCCCGCAACAAGTATCAAAAATTGTTGCCAAAATTGTGACTACCGGCAAGACTAAACTCAAATCCGTTTATGACCCGACCTGCGGATCTGGCTCGTTGTTATTGCGTGTTGCGAAAGAAGTCAAAGAAGTTTCCAACTTCTACGGCCAAGAGCTTAACCGCACTACATACAACCTGGCGCGAATGAACATGATTCTGCATGATGTACATTTTGCTCATTTTGATATCAAGCAGGAAGATACTCTTGAACACCCACAACATATAGATATGCAGTTTGAAGCCGTGGTTGCTAATCCACCTTTCTCAGCCCAATGGAGTGCCAATCCACTATTTATGAGTGATGACCGGTTTAGCCAATATGGCAAATTGGCGCCAAGCTCCAAGGCAGACTTTGCTTT from Candidatus Margulisiibacteriota bacterium encodes the following:
- a CDS encoding type I restriction-modification system subunit M, coding for MTEDQKQQLEQQLWNIANTLRGKMDADEFRDYILGFIFYKYLSEKMHIYANEILKEDGIIYEDIKEDSTKGKEYLEAVKEESLLKLGYFLKPSELFSEIARKGGLKSDPEDGEEHASNFILDELTQILNHIEQSTMGTDSEDDFNKLFEDLDLTSTKLGRTEKAKNDLIAKVLGHLDKIDFNLKDSESDVLGDAYEYLIGQFASGAGKKAGEFYTPQQVSKIVAKIVTTGKTKLKSVYDPTCGSGSLLLRVAKEVKEVSNFYGQELNRTTYNLARMNMILHDVHFAHFDIKQEDTLEHPQHIDMQFEAVVANPPFSAQWSANPLFMSDDRFSQYGKLAPSSKADFAFVQHMIHHLADNGIMAVVLPHGVLFRGGAEGHIRQYLIEDCNYLDAVIGLPANVFYGTSIPTCILVLKKCRETPDDIIFIDASQHFEKAKNQNNLRDADVEKIVTTYRERKIEDKYSYVATLQEVKENDYNLNIPRYVDTFEEEEAVDLDKVAKELVDLDTEMQDTDKVIAGFCNELGIARPF